The genomic segment CGATTTGCATGTGCTCAAAGATATCAATCTGAAGGTAACTAAGGGAGAAGTACTGGTTATCATCGGACCGTCTGGTTCAGGAAAATCTACACTGTGCCGAACGATTAATAGGCTTGAGGCCATTGATTCTGGTGTAATTCGCATCGATGGAGAGCCATTGCCTCAAGAGGGCAAGGACTTAACCAGGTTGCGTGCAGAGGTTGGTATGGTCTTCCAATCGTTCAATTTATTTGCGCATAAGACGATTCTCGATAATGTGACACTTGCTCCACGAAAAGTGCGTCGCATTAGTAAAGAACAAGCCGAGAAGGAAGCTATGGAGCTTCTTGCCCGTGTCGGCGTCGACTCTCAGGCAAAGAAACTTCCCGCACAACTCTCCGGTGGACAGCAGCAACGAGTTGCTATTGCTCGCTCATTGGCTATGCATCCTAAAGTGATGTTGTTTGATGAGCCTACTAGTGCTCTCGACCCAGAAATGATTAATGAAGTGCTTGATGTCATGGTGGACCTTGCTAAAGAAGGTATGACCATGATTGTGGTAACGCACGAGATGGGCTTTGCCCGTCAGGCAGCTAATCGTGTGGTATTCATGGCTGATGGTGAGATTCTTGAAGAAGGTTCTCCTATTGAGTTCTTTGAGCACACCAAGACGGAACGCGCCAAGGACTTCCTCGGCAAGATTCTTGACCATTAACGTAGAACAGCTGCTGTGATGGGCAAACTTCGCGGTTCTCACAGCAGCCTTCCTTAAAAACTTCTAGGCACGTTAAGTCCCCCCATGTGGTTCAGTAGCGGCTTGGCTATAAGTCCTTGGAAGTACAGATTACAGAGGTGCTTGGTGTGCGCAGATGTTGAGCGTGCGCCGAATATGAAAATCGCCAAGGTATTGCATGTCTAGTGTCTACCACAGCTTGTGCGAAATTTCATGAACAATATGGATGTTGTTGCTGCATACGATGTTTCACTACTTTCGCTCCGTCAGGGATTTTCCCGACGCGCAGTGTTAGAAAGTGGAAGATTTCAGAAGCATGACATGAGCGAGTAACAACGTCGAGTCATCATATAGCAGGTGCGAGAAGCATATCAGCGACCGTGGGTACTTCACTTGATGGACACGTCGCAAGACATATGCGCTCCAGCCCGTTATGGATGAAAGAAGAGAGGAAATAACGATGAACGCGGTATTTAAGAAAGCTTTAGCTGCAGCAGTGGCAGTGGTCAGCCTGACCTCACTAGCAGCTTGTGGCGGATCGGCAGATAGCTCAAGTAGCGCCGATGGACCAAAAATCAAGATTGGTATCAAATTCGATCAGCCAGGTCTGGGATATAAACAGGGGAGCACATACACCGGTTTCGATGTTGATGTTGCTAAGTATGTAGCGAAGAAACTCGGCTACTCTGAAGACCAGATTGAATGGAAAGAAGCTCCTTCCAAGCAGCGTGAAACCTTGATTCAAAATGGCGACGTCAATATGGTGGTTGCTACTTATTCAATCTCTGATGATCGTAAGAAAGTCGTTGACTTCGCAGGACCATATTTCGTGGCTGGTCAAGACCTTCTGGTTCGTTCTAATGAAAAGTCTATTACTGGCCCGAGCTCATTGGATGGAAAGAAGTTGTGCTCGGTTACAGGCTCTACTTCGGCTCAGACCATCAAGGACCATTACGCCAGCAAAGTTCAGTTGATGGAACAAAGCGGATATGCAGAGTGCGTGACTGCACTGATTTCAGGAACTGTTGATGCAGTGACTACTGATGACATCATTCTCGCAGGTCTTGCATCAGCCAAGGGTGATGGACAGTTGAAGGTTGTCGGCAAGCCTTTCACACAAGAGCGTTACGGCATTGGTGTGAAGAAGGGTGACACTACCTTGGTCAAGAAGATCAATGCAGCACTTAAAGAGATGGAAGAGGACGGTTCTTGGCAGAAGGCTCTTGACAGCGCCACCAAGGGCACTGGTTACAAAGCCAACTCAGAGTACAATCCTCCAACAGCCTTCGATGCAGCATCAAGCACGCAAGATTTCTAAGAGTACATCCATGTTGACGGGTTGTATCGTTAGAGTAATGCTTCTACGGTATGACTCGTCAGCACGATTGCTCAATGTGTCGAATAGTAGGAAGAACTAAAGAAAAGAGGAAGCGTGTCTGATTTCACGACATTGTTCTCCACGTACGATGTGCTTGGCGCTTTTAAGGTAAACATCGAATTGACGTTATGGAGCGCCCTGTTCTCATTGATACTCGGTATTGTGCTCGTCATGATGCGCATATGCCCTGTGCCAAGTCTGAGAGGCTTTGCGAC from the Bifidobacterium sp. genome contains:
- a CDS encoding amino acid ABC transporter ATP-binding protein: MTDGSVSAALKSGESEADQLTAKPLVEVSHVEKYFGDLHVLKDINLKVTKGEVLVIIGPSGSGKSTLCRTINRLEAIDSGVIRIDGEPLPQEGKDLTRLRAEVGMVFQSFNLFAHKTILDNVTLAPRKVRRISKEQAEKEAMELLARVGVDSQAKKLPAQLSGGQQQRVAIARSLAMHPKVMLFDEPTSALDPEMINEVLDVMVDLAKEGMTMIVVTHEMGFARQAANRVVFMADGEILEEGSPIEFFEHTKTERAKDFLGKILDH
- a CDS encoding glutamate ABC transporter substrate-binding protein; its protein translation is MNAVFKKALAAAVAVVSLTSLAACGGSADSSSSADGPKIKIGIKFDQPGLGYKQGSTYTGFDVDVAKYVAKKLGYSEDQIEWKEAPSKQRETLIQNGDVNMVVATYSISDDRKKVVDFAGPYFVAGQDLLVRSNEKSITGPSSLDGKKLCSVTGSTSAQTIKDHYASKVQLMEQSGYAECVTALISGTVDAVTTDDIILAGLASAKGDGQLKVVGKPFTQERYGIGVKKGDTTLVKKINAALKEMEEDGSWQKALDSATKGTGYKANSEYNPPTAFDAASSTQDF